AGCCACCGCTCCTGCGGCGAGCCGACGTGGCAGCCGCCGACCCGTGAGCAGTTCGAGTTCAGCACGACGATGTGCCAGCGTCCGCCGGCCAGGTCGTAGGAGTAGTAGCCCTTGTCGGGGGCGCCCGCCGCTGCCCCGAAGTACCCGAAGTACCCGGCGGCGTTCGGTGTCAGGTACTCGTGGTTGCCCACCGCCGGGCGGGTACGGCTCTTGTGCCGTCCCCAGGTCGGGCCGTAGCAGTTGGCGTACTCGGCGGCGGTGCCGGTCTCGTAGACGGTGTCGCCGACGGCGGCGACGGTGCCGGGCTCACGGTCGAGGATCCGCGCGGTCTGCTCGTCCTGGTCCCGACCGCAGACGGCGATGTCACCGGCGGCGAGGAGCACGTTCTGGTTCGAAACGGGCGGACCGGTGTCCACGATCAGTTGCGGCCCGTTGGGGAAGTTCTCCCGGCTGTCGTAGTAGGCGCCGTCCGGGTCGGTGGAGGAGATCCGGAAGCTGACGATCAGGTTGCCGGTGATCGCCGGGGTGACGTCCGCCTCGTACCAGCCGTCAGGCCGGACCGCGCCGAACATGGACAGCGGCGTGCCGATCGGCGCCGGGCGGTTGGCGGCCCGCAGGGTCGTCTCGACCCAGTTGTTGGCGACCTGCTCCACGGTGCCGCCGGTGGGACTGCCGGCGTGACCGACGTCCCGGGTGTGCAGCCGGAGCCGGGCGTGGGTGACGGGCTCGGTCATGCCGGTGACGACGAACGAGACGTACGACATCCGGGTCGGCCCGGCGGCCACCGCGAGCACCTTCGTGGTGTCGTAGTTGGTGTTCGGGGAGGCCAGGTTCACGTACGAGTCGTTGCTGGCGTAGAAGAGCGAGGTGGCGACGGCGCCGGCGGGCACGGCGAGGCCGAA
The sequence above is a segment of the Micromonospora sp. WMMD882 genome. Coding sequences within it:
- a CDS encoding DNRLRE domain-containing protein, with product MPGSRYLVSLTVMVLAVTFGLAVPAGAVATSLFYASNDSYVNLASPNTNYDTTKVLAVAAGPTRMSYVSFVVTGMTEPVTHARLRLHTRDVGHAGSPTGGTVEQVANNWVETTLRAANRPAPIGTPLSMFGAVRPDGWYEADVTPAITGNLIVSFRISSTDPDGAYYDSRENFPNGPQLIVDTGPPVSNQNVLLAAGDIAVCGRDQDEQTARILDREPGTVAAVGDTVYETGTAAEYANCYGPTWGRHKSRTRPAVGNHEYLTPNAAGYFGYFGAAAGAPDKGYYSYDLAGGRWHIVVLNSNCSRVGGCHVGSPQERWLRADLAANPARCTLAYWHHPVFSSGERQRPEVLPLFQALYDDRAEIVISGHAHQYERFAPQTPTRAADPIRGIRQFVVGTGGRSLQADFGTVVPNSEVRNGTTHGVLWVNLLADGYQWRFLPIQGQTFSDFGTDTCR